The Staphylothermus marinus F1 genome has a segment encoding these proteins:
- a CDS encoding MoaD/ThiS family protein, translated as MLVIIRLVDGSKEWRIEVPEGSSVRDVLASIGLISNEYVVVRNGVVISEDEEVRDGDILILYPVVSGG; from the coding sequence ATGCTAGTTATTATTAGGCTTGTTGACGGATCTAAGGAGTGGAGAATAGAAGTACCGGAAGGCTCTAGTGTGAGAGATGTTCTCGCCAGTATTGGTTTGATTAGTAATGAATATGTTGTCGTGAGGAATGGTGTTGTGATTTCTGAGGATGAAGAGGTTAGGGATGGAGATATACTTATTCTTTACCCAGTTGTTTCTGGAGGTTAA